One genomic window of Diospyros lotus cultivar Yz01 chromosome 8, ASM1463336v1, whole genome shotgun sequence includes the following:
- the LOC127808146 gene encoding snakin-2: protein MAIGISKPLIASLLVSLLIVYLAESTEMMNGGGSRVGRSLLQQIDCGAACEARCRLASRHKICMRACGTCCERCNCVPPGTSGNKETCPCYANMTTHGGKPKCP, encoded by the exons ATGGCTATCGGTATCTCCAAGCCTCTGATTGCTTCGCTTCTTGTTTCCCTTCTTATCGTCTACCTCGCAGAATCTACTGAAATG ATGAACGGCGGCGGCAGCCGCGTTGGCCGTTCTCTCCTCCAGCAAAtag ATTGCGGCGCGGCGTGCGAGGCCAGGTGCAGGCTGGCGTCGAGGCACAAGATATGCATGAGGGCGTGCGGGACTTGCTGTGAACGCTGCAACTGTGTGCCGCCCGGCACCTCCGGCAACAAAGAGACGTGCCCCTGCTACGCCAACATGACCACCCACGGTGGCAAGCCCAAGTGCCCCTGA